TTCACCTACAATACATACAAACTCTTATTCATGTTTATTAAATCCTGGCATGCCTGGGGAgcgttttatcaacatttttgttgtcagatctgacatctttccttgattttgacgGTAAaagtcggataaaatgggaattgtcggataaaacgtccgacaagtccctTTAAACGCTCTCATTGTTGTTATGTTCGCATGTATGGGTGAAATAATACTGATATATAAATCAAGTCTATGTCcaagattatttttacttttcataTCATGCCCCCCTTCTTTTTCAGCGTGAGCATGGTGCTCATCTCGACGGTGATATCAATGGGCTACGTCCCCGTCATGCTCCTCATCATCTCTGGTGGAGCAGTGTCGGCCTCTGTCGCAGTCTCCATGTGGGCCATCGGAGTGGCCATCTTCATCATCGCCGTACCTCTGGCGGTCGGTGTCCTTATCAGATCCTGCAAGGAGAGCTGGGCTCACGTCGTTACTGTGGTATACCAGAATTTACTATTTTAGTCATTAGTTGTTGGGAGTCGGGAGgtgaataaaaaagggggatTTTTTAAGAAAGTGCAtgcacactctaaaaaacgatCGAATAAAAttcgaatgaaaataaataaatgaatgaataaataaataaataattaatcaattaattaaataataaataataaataaataaataaaacaggtCAAGGTTCTCAGAATCCTCACTCTTCAACTTGTCTTCTCCCCTCTTCATTCTAGCTTGGCATTACCGGCGGTCTCCTGGTGTACCTTGCCAACTCCCTCGTCCACCTCATCATCCATACACAGATCTTCCATGCTCCTTGCAGGGTGTACATCGccgtcatcatcgtcgtcatcatcggtTTCCTCCTGACGCTGTTCATCGGTTACCTCTTTGGACAGCATCCCATTTCCCGCCACACCCTGGCCACCCACGCCATCTTCCACAATACGTCACTGACGTAAGTATTTTAGCCCTATATAACAGGATGGAAAATAATTTGTGTTGAATCGTTCTCTATATTGGATAGTGTATTTGGATGCATGGATTTgcagctgattcggttccgACACCCAAACCGAGTTTTCCCGAATAGATTCGGACATATTCTGCCGGAATATGGCCTGTGATTCGGATGGATTAGGTGGTTTTGGAACCTATTCGTCTCTGATTCGGGGAGCTCCCCGAATGGGTCCGGAATAGGTCCCGATTTAGCGCAGAATCGCCAAGAATTGACCCGAATCAATTTTGGCCATCCCGAATGAAGCATAATGCCACCTGAATAGTGGCAAGAATCGAGCCGAATGTGACCCGATTGCTCCTATACAGCTGAGTGACGACACGAATGTTGACCCGAATCGGAACGAATATGGCCAAATACGCCAATGGATCTCGGACCGTTACGCCCCGAATTATACGAAAAGGTCCGAATTTGCCCTGAACACTCCGAATGCCTCGCCTAATCCAACCGAATGTCATCCGAACACATTCTAAATCTGGCCCAAATAAAATCTGTTGTTGTCACATTCGGGAGTATTTTGGAGGGTATCCGgctggttttgaacatttcaaaacgAGCCGAATTCCTCCGCAAATGTACCCAAATCCCTTCCGAATTTTCTTGCATTCGCGGATGGAGAactatggaagcttaaaagtgccacccagatgttcatataatcatctcgtcatgaCTACATCTCTTAGGGAAAAAGATAAGATGAcgagatctcggatctcgtcatgtctacaccCCGTGTGTGAGATGATCAGGTGACAAGATcttagatctcgtcatgtctacatcgtATGttagagatgatcagatgacaagatcttggatttCGACATGTCTACATCTTATGCAAGAGAtaatcagatggcaagatctcggatctcgtcatctctcccacaggatgtagacattaCGAGATTCAAGATCTTGcaatctgatcatctcttctaaaagatgtagacatgacgagatccaagatcttgccatctgatcaacTCTTTttaaagatgtagacatgacgagctCCAAGATTTTGTCATCTCTCACATGGGATGTAAACATGACGAGGTTCGAGATCTCGACATCTTATCCTTTTCCCtaagagatgtagacatgacgagctGATTATAATTATGCACCATATGGGTGGcccttttaagcttccatagaAAACAGAATACTCCCGAAACCACCAGAATACGTGTATTCGGATGAattcgcagctgattcggttTCGGTGTAACCCTAGCTTAATAGAGAGTAAAACGACTTAGATCTCCctttttgataattttctcccttcttttcctttcatctttttttcttttttccccttctttttcttcatcactTGAAAAATCATCTATGCGGTAATCCTCTGTACCCAGTAGCGCCATCCCGGGCTAAGCAATGCAGAATTTTTGAAGCAATTATGGTGTTGACGAGTAGGGCCTATATGTGCAAACTTGATTAATGTCTTTGCTTTTGATTTTGTTTCCGAATTTCCTCAATTAAATCCAGTATGATCATCCTGAGTACCGTATTTTTCGCTGATCCTCATTGGCGACAACTCATCGTCGTCCCTTCGATCTACGGGCCGATCACGGGCATGTTTGGCATCATCTACATCATCGTCTACCTGACGACGTCGACGGTCACCAGCGACGGCAACCAACATCCCGAGGCTTACCAACCCATCAATGAGGAGCCACAGGGTAGGACTGTTTACCCTGACTAAATCCGGGTTATTTCGGTAGAAGATACAGCTGGGatggggagggagagggggtgcTGATAGGGCCTTCTCGAGATCCCAGCCGCGGAACGCGCATTTGCGCCAAAAATCGGCACGCACTGTCTCCCGccaatatcatatatataaattgcaTCCATAATTTTcgaaatatttgatttgatttattaagCTGATCATTGTGTATGAtcacttttctttaaaaatcagTCCACGATCATGCGCTAATTATGTTGCCTGccctgatattattttttttcaggaatgaAGCTTAGTAAGtcgaaaaaatattctttttaaaaatactttaaagATCTACGTAACATGATATTGAAATACTCAATTAGGAACATAAAAATTTCATTCAGCACTGTGCAACAATAATTGGAATCAATTCAATTTGGGCTGCAGGGGTCTAAGTCACCATTTTAACATCGCCGCCTTTTGGTGTAGTGTATAGATCTTGCCCCGAGCCTCAATCTGTTTGAGTGATGTATATGTATACACCTAACCGAACATAATTGAGTTTAAAACAATGTGAACACGCGCACAACAATAGATAAGTTCcatatttgtaattttctttttctttttaggtAATGGCGAGTACATGACGCTAGAAGATGGCGATAACAATACGAATGTGAGGATGGGCGGATTCCGGCTGAAAATGAAAGATTATGAAGAAGTCAACGGAACAGTGACTGCCTACTGATTATAATTACTTCTTATCATTATCTTTGTCATTTTCGCTTTGTTTTGGGGAAGTTACAAGGTATCTCCTGCTGTAATTCACATTgagatttatgaaaaaaatatcttggATATTGAATAAGAAGGGGAGGAGGGAATTATGTGATAATTTGAAGAATTTCACTTCaacttgtaaaaataaaattatggaaagttTGGaaaagaatgtaaaaaaaatcactaatttATTGTTCTCATAAGACGTCATAAACTACAGCTGTGTCAATGTGATTTCTTTTGATGTTAGTATCGTGGCAATGTTGAATATATCAACGCGTTCACTATACTTGGACAACAGAAATAGGaggggaaattaaaatgaaatagggTGGGTGTAGAAACACTAATAACAAAATCTTTAACATCAGATGTTTAATTCGTCTATCCgagatgtttttttaatactaatactatttgaatgaattcaaatcatatcaaatgaaaattttgataccttgaatttgataaattagtattaatttgcaataattactTGGATATTTATAATATGCAGTGGGGGTACCTTGAAGATAGAACATAATTATTTAGGGAAATGCATAACTCCAAGTTTTAAACGGCAGTgtgtaaatatatgtatattaattgaaaattattataattattcctTGCTATTATGCCTCTAAGCTTCATGTATTTTCGTGTAGGATATACATATTTTGTGATTTGAAAAGAAGGCCAAGATATAACAGTATTTTTTGGGTCCGGAATAATTTTTGCATGATGCAGTATGTTTTTAATGTATCATTATAGTCAAATCATTGCATTTATTTGTGTAAGTGgcattgtataggcctactgtatataaaggtgaaaataaatataatgaaaatatttatcttttatGTCGAAAGATGAAAGAAACCAGGGCTCCGGTACCCAAAGTGTTACAATTAAATGCAACTCGAAATAGTTATTAAACGCAACCCGATTTCCAACGTATTAGAAGCGCCATCAGCGATTTgcactttttttaaaggttGTGTTTAAACACTGATCGTTATATGAACAATAAATTATCAACGTTATATCTTTGTTGCAAACCATCTACATATAATGATTGCTGTACCGTCTGGTCGGGAAGATCTGAAATCAATCACAGTAAGTTAGAGAGATTACATAAGAGGACAGCATACATGGTGTCTAATTTCTCTTGGGAAACTCCATCTGaacaaattttttaaatattatcttGGCCAAAAATACACAATGTATTTTTTAGAGCATCTTGCTTAATAGTTCATAAATGTTTACACAAAGCTGCTCCTCAGGTGCTTTGTGATAAGTTTATTTATATAGAAGAAGTATCCTCTCGAACAACTAGGAGCACAAATAAGATGATAATCAGGGTGCCATATGCTCGTACAACCTTTTACCAGaaatcattttttgtcacaGGCCCATTGCATTGGAATGAATTACCCGAACACCTCCGATTCATAGAAGacattaaacattttaaacggGAAATGGCAAAATGGGAAAAAACATTTGATACGTAATAGGGACTAATGGTGGAATCTATTCTATTCTTTCTCCTCATTTTGTACATATCTTATCTTTttcatgtgtatatataattttcGTTTACTTTTAGGTAACATTTGTACAGTAtcatattttatctatttttgttattttccatagttaattatgattatttcattatttaattttcaatttttcaatattagtatttatgctctattctttgtttatattCGAATGTGTCaccatgttttatatttgtgtttgtttacgAAGGGCCCCAACGAAAACCAGCTTGTTGCTGATTGGGCTAcccttcttttaaatatttgaaataaataaataaagttcaAAGTGATATTGTGAATGTTAATTGTTTCTCTTCGTTTACACCTGTACACCACCTTAATTTCATATCTTCTTCAGATTTCTTTTTATGCGGttccttttctttgattttcttcttGAGAAGTGTGTATTTGATCATGAAGAATTCAAAGATAATATCTGAATCCTTCTAACTTATACGAGAACGGTGCAAAAGTGGGGGTATCAAAAATGACCCCAGTGGTTTTCCTTAGACAACCCATAGTGTTCGGGTGTATTCAACTCTATGTTACAACCACAGTTGTTGTGATAACACCAAAATTATTTGTTAATATCGGAGCTAAACGTTTGGTGTGTTCCTCTATATACACCAATCAACACCGCAGTTTTTCTTGTGTAGTGTTTGGTAAACAGATAATTTACCTGTGAAACATTGGACACAAGTCATGTTTGATCTActgaacacattttttttttcattatgtaaCTTTAGAATGAGATTATACGGCATTCCGTGACAAAAGTGGACTTAATGATTGTTACTGTTCGACAAGAAAACCATCATCGACTAATAAGCATCTGCTAGAGACCACCGTTTCCGTTTCTACAATGTCATTTCCGCTGTCTTTTGTTTTCTAAACACTGTATTCCGTGTGTTCGGTGACAATTATATACAAAGCATATAATATGCCAACTGTAAATAGTGAAAATCTTAGAAATGATTTTCACTTTGCATATTTAACTTCGGTCGGTATGCACATTGCTCAACAAGGCGAATAGATTGGTAGCTctttaacttatttttttcggggggtgAGATGTTAACCCCCTCTTCCTGAAAATCGTAGTAGCTCCCTTTACcagtttattcataattatgaatgtGAATGTCTTAAAACTATGGTGTGGATGATATcatgtttgtatgaataaatcTATTTGGTCGGAATTCCGACAGAAATTCAAATAATCACGTATTGTTTCTTGTTAGTGTATACTTAAAAACAAACACACATAACTGAGAGAAGGCGctaaatatcctgaaatttaaattcaataaatagTCATTTTGAACCAATCACTTCACTTGTCTTCTGTACGGTTGGAATGTTAGGTGATAGTCCAACATCAGTCATACTATCGATTTTTTACAAAGATTTTAGACATTCTTTGATTTCattatgaatgaaatttattcatttcaggGTCTGGTGTCATTCCACGAGTATGGGCAGAGTAAGAAAAGATATGTTCATTGAAAACAAATGATATgtacattgaaaacaaaagatttaaaaaaaacaccagttgtcattttaaaatgtactttataaaacttttaaaaagtaggggaaggcggggtaagttgtgacactttttgcattttgcatgttagaattgatatgactagtaatattgtagaaataagtaccttgcctttaaatttgattcttgggaaatacttttcacctatatataattttctacccccacactgaaagtcatcgtgacctttgaaaaaaacgatgtcaaatggctcaacttgccccatctgtggggtaagttgtgccaccgtctggggtaagttgagccacaaaaactatgtacaaaatgtatgcgggaagaaccaggatgtcaatttttcatttaaagtcttttcacttgctaattctctataaatactaacaccttctaaaagtaaaagaactgtcatgtgaatttgctcctttatgcctgcatatcaatggctttttacgttttttaattttttattatacatcaccataagaattaccatggttcaacttgccccatgttgatTTGGCTtaaattaccccagtccgaacttattGCGacattttcacatccacacatttcttatgcattcatcatgtaaaagactttGACAggaatgagaatccatacctggactaacaatattgttcttatttctataatatatttaaagacgtgtgtgggtaaaaagcacttatctatttcacaccctttttacttttttggctgaaatctGTATTTTCCCCTCTAAAAATGTACTTTTTGttacaaagttgaaaacaaagtggtggggttaagggttatgcaatgggtcatcaatacatgacaccaccacaatgtctacctcattcattattagcctgggggtggtggctcaacttaccccgccttcccctacacatTTCTTTTATACCATATTTGCAATTCACTATTAGCAGAAcgatgaaaaatattaactCGAATGTAATAAAATTGGCGCTCGAAATATTTGAACCACAAGTTCAagaacccacccccccccaaaaaaaaaaaagaatgtttgatTAGTTCATATCGTCGTGTGAAAATCGCCCCGTTCTCTCTTTCCCTATTTATATACATCTTTCTCTCTATATCCCGATCTATCTGCATTTTTCTATCCCTTCTGAAAGTCCTCCCCCtccaaatatcaattttattcttGGCTTGTGAATTCTTTAGATTGCTTTTTTATATTGAGAAAAAATAGGTTGACTAgaatgaaaacaattatttgCATATCTAATATAATACTTAGACGTTTGACCATGAAACAAGCGAGGAGTGGGGGAGGGTACCTCTCTATTAGAAAATTGAAAAGAGTCACTATCAATTCATAAATACAGTTTTCAGGACAATCAAAATGTGAGATATGGATCTTATAATTCACATCGATATTACTTATTTCTCTAAATTACCACTCATTTTCCATGATGGGGTCGCTGTTAATAATATGAAATGGGGGGTCCGTactgataattatgatgaaaatatcaagataatgatgataaaaatatcaaagatttatTTAGTCTTTCCGttgacaattttcatttttatgaagATGAGCCCTTATGATCATTATGATTCAGAAACCTGACATTGATATTCATAGGTATTCATAAAAGATCAAATCTCTACTGTGACAAAGTAACAGTTTCCTCGGATTttgaagagaagagaaaaaaaaaatcaattcgcTCTTGACTTTTTATAATTTCCCACCATGTTATGACTTCTCAAAATCTAGCTGAGGCAGGTGTAACTATTCTCAGATATCTTGAGCCCTGCTCAAGATATCATAATTAATGGGTACTTTCAGAGGCGTaatgagctaaaaaaaaaaaaaaaaatgagaaggcATGACACAGCATTGTTCTTGTAGTTATTATCATGAAACAAGACATTCATATTCCTGTTTTCTTGGTCCATATCATTCAAAAGTTCTTGGACTTTGCCTCCACACTACAAAATCACTGCGAAAGTTCTAATTATTTTGATACAGTATAAACTGATCTATAGGTATTTTCTCACAAGAATTTTACAAGATATTTGCCTTAATGGTGGTAAAATGCCAGGCTTTTTTTTGTGATTCGACGAGTGTGAAAGCAGCTTCCATGCCAAGTCATCACTACAAACAAACGAACACAAACGAAAACAAATCACAATACACCTTTAGATAGATTGTAAATAATGGtattaatttcttatttcttcATCACAGtggtaataataacaaagaaTTACAATAAAAGTCAAGTACTTCTTGCAACATATTAATCAGTGCTAAACaaatcatctttaaaaaaaaaagagaatcaaaATTAGATAATTTTTCGGGTGACATTTGGTTGGTATTATTATTCACATTCTTTCATTATATAAACAGCACAAAATATTTACTTTGTATAATGCCTTTTTAATAtctataatatttattttctgtaaGCTTTTGACTTAATGATTCCACACTTAAATTGATATAGAGTAGACCAGGTCAACTTTGGTATATTCATTCCTTATGTGACTTTTTGCATGTATTCAACTATGCTATCAAGTCAACAAAACAATGAAACTGaacattcatttcaatatttaaCAGGGAAGGAATATGGCATTGTTTACtatagatttaaaaataaatagcaTACAGAATATTGAGCAATGGCATACTCCTTAGTATATACATGCATTAGATTTGTTTAATTTAAGAGGAAAAGCATGCTCTGTACCATACATACATCTTAGGAGAGATTTAATATcatattacatttttaattcaaatgcaATTTTATTCTGGACAAAAGGGAGAAGCTCTTGGATACAGTATACAGTTTTGTTATCAGAaaggccccctccccccctttcCCATAAGTCTTCACTTGTCTGCAACAGTTAGTTATCAacattaaataaagaaaaaaatataaaatctgTTGTAAAGTTTCTTCATAAACTGTTTTATGCAattaaattctgatttttgGAGACAATTCCAAAAAGTTAACTTTAGCTGGATCAGtacaaataaagaaagaaaaaaaaaagctttatcTGTTTACAACAAAGGACAAAATGTGTTTCCAATCTATATTACTAAATATCTTCGGATATTGAATCTTAGTAATTAAACATGACAAATCTGAAAGAGATGTTTCAATCCATTTACAACGCACTACAATTACCAATATTTAgaaaaattttcaatttcatattatgAATGAGCAATGTGCCAAACTGCAAATTGGCAATCCTTTTCAATTTATTgtgcaatcataaaaaaaaaggatatttaAATTGCACcccttctttttaaaaatatatattgatgcCCATTCAAGAAGTGAAAGCCGATGAACGCAGACCTCAGCAATATATTTATATGGGATAAAGCATGTTTATTACATGAAACATGTATTGTACAAACCCGATGTTGAAACTGATAAACTTGGAtttcacaaaaatgtttttttattttattttttttctgatagcACTATATGAATATCCTTCACCCAACTACAAACAAaaacacagagaaaaaaaaaggatatcgCATTTATGGGGAATctaatgaaatttcaaattcgTGCTGTGAGTAAACAGAAGAGCATTTGGTAGTCAAATTTACTGAatgcattattattttcttgagtATGAAAAATGGGTGGGATACAGGTAATAATCTCTTAATCACAATTTTGCTAAACATTTATTATACCAATTAATGTATTGATGGTTACACTGATACATGTCAAAATACTTGGTtattttcatgtcaaatgcaTTGCATTGCTTAAATATGTGCATATCAGAACCtgatatattattatatcaagTTAACAATTAAAGATTATTTCAATTTCCAAAAAAAGTTTAGTTTGTATACGTATATAATAAGAATCGAAAGTAAATAATTTGTTAAAGAGAGGTATGTAAAAGAGAGGAGTCACACATTTTCTTACTGTGACCCCCTTGGTCCAATTTTATGATTTGAAAATACGAGGGGCCTTTCAACAGAGTTACCAAGATATTTTGTTGCTGCAAGTCACTCATGTGTTGAATCTGATGTGCTTTAATTGTTTGGCTCCAGTATTAAACTGGTGATCAAATGAAAAATCGTCTCTGATATAAAAGAATTTTAGAACATAAGAGCAATTCAAATCATATGacatttccaaatgaaaattaaattcaattgttCTGAATGAAACAATAGTGGAATGGGGATGAAATATTATTATGCCATTTTTACAGTGGGTCTACTTCTACACTCATTTGTGGAGACTTATTATTTCCATGTGAACAGATAAATACAAATGCATTATATACATCCCACAACATTACTCATAACACTGTGGGGACAAACGGGAAAACCTAAGCTAGTTGGGGTGTAGTACTGCACAAAATAATCATGTTTACTTTCTCAGTCATGCCAAAAGTCAGCAACAAAAGACCTGTGTACTTTTACCATTTATCATAAtgtcaaaagaaaatataacttgaaaattcatcaaaaattgTTGTGATCATTGTATATTATATTCAAGAGTGCTTTGTacattgaaaagaaaagaaataatatatgCCCATACATAGATATACAATGAAGGTATACGACTATATCAAATTAGATCATAAATAAGCAACAAAAAAGGTGgtatatgcaacaaaatatttctaaattagATAAACAGACAGCAATATTACATGAAAGCAAATggtacaaagaaaaaaatataggaaatgTGATCACTTCTCCCCTATGACAGCATTGGAGTTTACTTTATGTTAATATCATAATTAGTCAAATTAATATCAAATAGTCAAATTATAGCCTGTTGCCACAATGCCAACACAAAATCATGAATCTTTTGTATATAAAAGCTTACTTACGAGGCACGGGTGAATGTCACAAAGGGATatcttgtttaaaaaataatttctctttCGTTTTCTCAATCTTAACATTATGCAAATTATTACAAGACATGCAAATCATAAACATATTCCAAATCCTATATAGAATATATCGACGAgaaactgaaatgaaaatagGATAAAACCGACCTGATGagtttgtattttatattcagCTCCGCCTATGGTAGCAGGAATGagcaaataaaattgaaaacattTCTCCAATTATGTCTGTCTGATTTCATAATATATCTGCGTCAGGGGAGGAAGGTGTATCACAACATAGTTCatgcaaaaaacaaagaaaagtaaaTGATGTA
This genomic interval from Lytechinus pictus isolate F3 Inbred chromosome 3, Lp3.0, whole genome shotgun sequence contains the following:
- the LOC129257934 gene encoding ileal sodium/bile acid cotransporter-like, which translates into the protein MAFHDDKEAKHFLPNSSDVHDVTKSGWDLMTTPGATPAFNSGHHDDGHLMNHTMTNMTTATISALNESMAWNLKTTTTAVVDHMTTTMAMTAEENATGMIADVMSMVYGMQNETISVLIPSTNPMAITMGELHYVRTITTIMMTVAFAMVNLAMGASIGKVELARQWRVPGAVLVGCLVQFLVFPVVAFAIVSMFKLPTPYVTGMLLVAICPGGAMADVVTFFIDGNISVCVSMVLISTVISMGYVPVMLLIISGGAVSASVAVSMWAIGVAIFIIAVPLAVGVLIRSCKESWAHVVTVLGITGGLLVYLANSLVHLIIHTQIFHAPCRVYIAVIIVVIIGFLLTLFIGYLFGQHPISRHTLATHAIFHNTSLTMIILSTVFFADPHWRQLIVVPSIYGPITGMFGIIYIIVYLTTSTVTSDGNQHPEAYQPINEEPQGNGEYMTLEDGDNNTNVRMGGFRLKMKDYEEVNGTVTAY